From the genome of Geobacter sp. SVR, one region includes:
- the cobO gene encoding cob(I)yrinic acid a,c-diamide adenosyltransferase: MSLERGCIQVYTGNGKGKTTASLGLAVRAVGRGLRACVFQFIKGGGPYGEHLIAEKLGPLFTIIQSGRPGWVNKSDISEDRRIAQEALERVTRLLVSGDYDLVIMDEILGAIGFGLIDTEQVLELMRQKPPTVELVLTGRNAPEEIIAAADLVTEMREIKHYYKAGVPARTGIEM; this comes from the coding sequence ATGAGCTTGGAACGCGGATGCATACAGGTATACACCGGTAACGGCAAGGGCAAGACCACCGCCTCGCTTGGCCTGGCGGTACGCGCGGTCGGACGCGGTCTGCGCGCCTGCGTCTTCCAGTTCATCAAGGGGGGCGGCCCCTATGGAGAGCACCTGATTGCCGAAAAACTGGGACCGCTCTTCACGATCATCCAGTCCGGCCGGCCGGGCTGGGTCAACAAAAGCGACATCAGCGAAGACCGCCGTATCGCACAGGAAGCCCTGGAGCGGGTCACCCGTTTGCTGGTCTCCGGCGACTATGACCTGGTGATTATGGACGAAATTCTGGGAGCCATCGGGTTCGGCCTGATCGATACGGAGCAGGTACTGGAGCTGATGCGCCAGAAGCCGCCAACGGTGGAGCTGGTATTGACCGGCCGCAACGCACCCGAGGAGATAATCGCCGCCGCCGACCTGGTGACCGAGATGCGGGAGATAAAGCATTACTACAAGGCGGGGGTGCCGGCCAGAACCGGCATTGAAATGTAA
- a CDS encoding cobalamin B12-binding domain-containing protein translates to MAERTLRVLVGKPGLDGHDRGAKIIARAFRDAGFEVIYTGLHQTPEQIVSSAIQEDVDCIGLSILSGAHNTLLPRVCQLLKEKQADDIKVFGGGVIPEDDIPGLKQAGISEVFTPGTSTDDIVKWIGTNIKPRA, encoded by the coding sequence ATGGCTGAGAGAACTTTACGCGTCCTGGTCGGCAAGCCGGGGCTTGACGGACATGACCGGGGGGCAAAGATCATTGCCCGCGCTTTCCGCGACGCCGGCTTCGAAGTGATCTACACCGGTCTGCACCAGACTCCGGAACAGATCGTTTCCAGCGCGATTCAGGAGGATGTGGACTGCATCGGCCTGTCGATCCTGTCCGGCGCCCACAACACCCTTCTACCCCGCGTCTGCCAGTTGCTGAAGGAAAAACAGGCCGACGACATCAAGGTATTCGGCGGCGGCGTGATTCCCGAGGACGACATCCCGGGGCTGAAGCAGGCCGGCATCAGCGAGGTCTTCACTCCCGGCACCTCCACCGACGACATCGTCAAGTGGATCGGAACCAATATCAAACCCCGCGCCTGA
- the meaB gene encoding methylmalonyl Co-A mutase-associated GTPase MeaB — translation MSLSEKVLKGDIRSAARLMRDIDDARPSAIDDLKKLYARTGNAYLIGITGPPGAGKSTLVDQLTASFRSRGKKVGVVAIDPTSPFTGGAILGDRIRMNRHATDDGVFIRSLATRGALGGISRSTSDVALVMDALGMDVVIIETVGVGQDEVDIVKAAHTTCVVMVPGLGDDIQAIKAGILEIGDVFVVNKADREGADRTARELSNMLDMRPVLEGGWKPQVLKTEAQRSAGIDELVGEMLAHRDFLFCSGRISNFLRERNKRHFIDILRDSLYKQAMEYIERNGTLDKVLDDIASAAIDPYSAVEDVVAGMLKRG, via the coding sequence ATGTCTCTTTCCGAAAAGGTCCTGAAGGGCGACATCCGCTCCGCGGCACGCCTGATGCGGGATATCGACGATGCCCGCCCCTCCGCAATCGACGACCTGAAAAAACTCTACGCCCGCACCGGCAATGCCTATCTGATCGGCATTACCGGACCTCCCGGCGCCGGTAAGTCCACCCTGGTCGACCAGTTGACCGCCTCTTTCCGCAGCAGAGGCAAAAAGGTGGGTGTGGTGGCCATCGATCCCACCAGTCCTTTTACCGGCGGCGCGATCCTGGGCGACCGGATCCGCATGAACCGGCACGCCACCGACGATGGTGTTTTCATTCGCAGTCTGGCAACCCGGGGAGCCCTCGGCGGCATTTCCCGCTCGACATCGGATGTGGCCCTCGTCATGGACGCCCTTGGCATGGATGTCGTGATCATCGAAACCGTCGGGGTGGGACAGGATGAGGTCGATATCGTCAAGGCCGCCCACACCACCTGCGTGGTGATGGTGCCGGGCCTGGGAGACGACATTCAGGCCATCAAAGCCGGCATCCTGGAAATTGGCGATGTGTTCGTGGTGAACAAGGCCGATCGGGAGGGTGCGGACCGCACCGCCCGGGAGCTTTCTAACATGCTGGACATGCGCCCGGTGCTCGAGGGGGGCTGGAAGCCACAGGTGCTGAAGACCGAGGCCCAGCGCAGTGCGGGCATCGACGAACTGGTGGGAGAAATGCTGGCCCATCGCGATTTTTTGTTCTGCAGCGGCCGGATCTCCAACTTCCTGCGGGAACGTAACAAACGGCACTTCATTGACATCCTGCGGGACAGCCTCTATAAACAAGCCATGGAGTACATCGAGCGGAACGGAACGCTCGACAAGGTGCTTGACGATATCGCATCCGCTGCCATCGACCCGTATTCCGCGGTGGAGGATGTAGTTGCAGGCATGCTGAAAAGGGGATAG
- the cbiQ gene encoding cobalt ECF transporter T component CbiQ, which produces MRHLLHHHNHAATAIDPRIRLLAAGLLLALVVSSGSSTFPWLVAALCLPAAVCLGMPLRVLCLRLVHPLFIAAVILALKVFIGSGPSSVFFRSGWFTLMMHREGLHEGLLAVSRILGAVSVAVLFSQATTFTETMAALAWLRVPRSLVEVSLFAWRTLFMLYDDAGVVYMAQKNRLGYCGLRRGLRSFGALAGMLTIRAFDGSHAMTVAMTQRGYDGNLPLLRSAPPSMFQIAGLVLFALTAAIAWKLQN; this is translated from the coding sequence GTGAGACATCTTCTTCATCACCATAACCATGCGGCAACAGCCATTGATCCGCGCATCCGCCTCCTGGCGGCCGGACTGCTGCTCGCGTTGGTGGTCAGTTCCGGCAGCAGCACGTTTCCCTGGCTGGTGGCGGCATTGTGCCTACCGGCCGCCGTATGCCTCGGCATGCCGCTGCGCGTGCTGTGCCTGCGTCTTGTGCATCCCCTCTTTATCGCGGCGGTCATTCTGGCACTGAAGGTATTCATCGGCAGCGGCCCCTCCAGCGTCTTTTTCAGGTCCGGCTGGTTCACGCTGATGATGCACCGTGAAGGGCTGCACGAAGGGCTGCTTGCCGTTTCGAGAATTCTCGGAGCGGTTTCCGTGGCGGTTCTGTTCAGCCAGGCGACGACCTTCACCGAGACCATGGCCGCCCTGGCCTGGCTGCGGGTGCCGCGCAGCCTGGTGGAGGTCTCCCTCTTTGCCTGGCGGACGCTGTTCATGCTTTACGATGATGCGGGGGTGGTCTACATGGCACAGAAAAATCGCCTGGGCTACTGCGGCCTGCGCCGTGGCCTGCGTTCTTTCGGCGCCCTGGCCGGCATGCTGACCATCCGCGCTTTCGACGGCAGCCACGCCATGACGGTTGCCATGACCCAGCGTGGTTACGATGGAAACCTGCCGCTGCTGCGCAGCGCACCCCCCAGCATGTTCCAGATCGCCGGACTGGTCCTCTTTGCACTGACCGCAGCCATTGCCTGGAAATTGCAAAACTAG
- a CDS encoding energy-coupling factor ABC transporter ATP-binding protein has product MTRPRLSARINSYRYPDGTVALSDISLDLRQGEFCGILGSNGSGKTTLLKILDGIVREFSGSVLLDGADIGRLSPREIYGKVGLVFQNPDDQLFAHSVFEDVAFGPRNMGFGEAEVARRVGQALEAVEMADLAAKDIHNLSYGQKKRICIAGLLAMGHEILLLDEPTAGLDPMGEYRMMEFLTHLNRETGVTILMATHSVDLVPVFLSRLHILSRGRLVRSGTPEEVFNAAGDLESVKLRLPYIAELIHRLKTGDDLPFKRLPLTVGEARREILEAFGRGDKP; this is encoded by the coding sequence ATGACACGCCCCCGCCTCTCAGCCCGCATCAATTCCTACCGGTATCCCGACGGTACCGTTGCCCTGTCCGATATCAGCCTGGATCTTCGGCAGGGGGAGTTCTGCGGCATCCTCGGCTCCAACGGCTCCGGGAAAACCACACTGTTGAAGATCCTGGACGGAATCGTCAGGGAATTCTCCGGCTCGGTTCTGCTGGATGGAGCCGATATAGGGCGGCTCTCACCGCGCGAGATCTACGGCAAGGTCGGACTCGTGTTTCAGAATCCGGATGACCAGCTTTTCGCGCACTCGGTCTTTGAGGATGTCGCCTTCGGACCACGCAATATGGGCTTCGGCGAAGCCGAGGTGGCCCGCCGGGTGGGCCAGGCGCTGGAGGCGGTCGAGATGGCCGATCTGGCTGCCAAGGATATCCACAACCTCAGTTACGGACAGAAGAAACGCATCTGCATCGCGGGGCTGCTTGCCATGGGGCACGAGATCCTGCTGCTGGACGAGCCGACCGCCGGTCTCGACCCAATGGGCGAGTACCGTATGATGGAGTTCCTGACCCACTTGAATCGTGAAACAGGGGTGACCATCCTGATGGCCACTCACAGCGTGGACCTGGTACCGGTCTTTCTCAGCCGGCTGCATATTCTCAGCCGCGGCAGGCTGGTGCGGAGCGGCACGCCGGAGGAGGTCTTCAATGCGGCCGGGGATCTCGAAAGCGTCAAGCTGCGCCTGCCCTACATCGCCGAATTGATCCATCGCCTGAAGACCGGCGACGATCTGCCGTTCAAACGGCTCCCGCTTACTGTCGGCGAAGCCCGTCGTGAGATTCTGGAGGCCTTTGGCAGGGGGGACAAGCCGTGA
- a CDS encoding DUF948 domain-containing protein, translating to MTVAGIALIIIAAAIGILVLMLIPTLLTLKRAAASVGSLADMVQQELRPTLQELPLVLAELKAVGGGVAEHTEDVKCFMSALGATGENLHSINRSVGVVTSVLHSTSAWATGAKVAGKYILERYLKKRGGR from the coding sequence ATGACCGTTGCAGGTATTGCCCTGATCATTATTGCCGCAGCGATAGGAATCCTGGTCCTGATGCTGATTCCGACCCTGCTGACGCTCAAGCGTGCAGCTGCTTCGGTGGGCTCGCTGGCCGACATGGTCCAGCAGGAACTGCGCCCGACGCTGCAGGAGCTGCCCCTTGTACTGGCCGAACTCAAAGCCGTCGGCGGCGGTGTGGCTGAACATACCGAAGATGTCAAATGCTTCATGTCCGCCTTGGGGGCCACCGGTGAGAATCTGCACAGCATCAACCGTTCGGTCGGAGTGGTAACCAGTGTGCTGCACAGCACGTCTGCCTGGGCCACCGGAGCCAAAGTGGCGGGAAAATACATACTTGAGCGTTATCTCAAGAAAAGGGGAGGAAGGTAA
- a CDS encoding YtxH domain-containing protein produces the protein MSEEKGICAGTVLLSFLAGAAAGAGLALLYAPKSGSEMRETIADLAEDAVDKIKEYTREAQEKIKTAIEDGKETIVEKKSILASAIEAGRDAMQKEKERSAGV, from the coding sequence ATGTCCGAAGAGAAAGGAATCTGTGCCGGTACGGTACTGTTGTCATTTTTGGCCGGAGCTGCCGCAGGCGCTGGGCTGGCGCTGCTGTACGCTCCCAAAAGCGGGTCCGAAATGAGGGAAACCATCGCGGATCTGGCCGAGGATGCGGTCGACAAGATCAAGGAGTACACCCGCGAAGCCCAGGAAAAAATAAAGACAGCCATTGAGGACGGTAAGGAAACCATTGTCGAAAAGAAATCCATTCTGGCATCGGCCATCGAGGCGGGCCGCGATGCGATGCAGAAGGAAAAGGAACGTTCCGCCGGGGTGTAA
- a CDS encoding YihY/virulence factor BrkB family protein: protein MSFAEQHTIVAAIRKLLQKFRDDRCTTYAAALSFSSMLSIVPFLAIMFAILKALEVHTTLASVILSNVSAGSQQIITRILHYVNNTRVGSLGAVGVVMLLLSVLATLDTVEEAFNQICGLERGKRYHHKLRDYLIVIFGTPLLIGVAVAVTTGLQHQSVVQWFFHLPVFGRMLLALFRLTPYLSVWIALVCLYLFIPNTKVRLRHALTAGLVAGTACQLAQWAFIHFQIGLSRSNAIYGTLSLLPVFMIWIYTGWLVVLAGMQLICHLQSEAAPRQPVLDDGKTPQGPVPQGITRD from the coding sequence ATGTCATTTGCGGAACAGCACACAATAGTCGCAGCAATCCGGAAATTGCTGCAAAAGTTTCGCGACGACCGCTGCACGACGTATGCAGCGGCCCTTTCGTTTTCAAGCATGCTCTCCATCGTGCCGTTCCTGGCGATCATGTTTGCCATTCTGAAGGCGCTGGAAGTTCACACTACACTGGCTTCGGTCATTCTCTCCAATGTTTCGGCCGGGTCCCAGCAGATCATCACCCGAATCCTGCATTACGTCAACAATACCCGGGTGGGTTCGCTGGGGGCGGTCGGTGTGGTGATGCTGCTCCTCTCGGTTCTGGCCACGCTCGATACGGTCGAGGAAGCCTTCAACCAGATCTGCGGACTTGAGCGGGGCAAGCGCTACCATCACAAGCTGCGGGACTACCTGATCGTCATTTTCGGCACGCCGCTGCTGATCGGCGTGGCCGTTGCGGTCACCACCGGTCTCCAGCACCAGAGCGTGGTGCAGTGGTTCTTCCATCTGCCGGTCTTCGGCCGCATGCTGCTGGCGCTCTTCCGCCTGACTCCCTACCTGAGCGTCTGGATAGCCCTGGTGTGCCTGTACCTGTTCATTCCGAACACCAAGGTGAGGCTGCGCCACGCGCTGACTGCCGGGCTGGTGGCGGGCACTGCCTGCCAACTGGCCCAGTGGGCTTTCATCCACTTCCAGATCGGGCTTTCCCGTTCCAATGCTATCTATGGCACGCTGTCGCTGCTGCCGGTCTTCATGATCTGGATCTATACCGGCTGGCTGGTCGTACTGGCAGGCATGCAACTCATCTGTCACCTGCAATCGGAAGCCGCTCCCCGGCAACCGGTACTTGACGATGGCAAAACCCCGCAAGGACCTGTTCCGCAAGGAATTACCCGCGATTGA
- a CDS encoding transglycosylase SLT domain-containing protein, with protein sequence MPAKSLLTSLIVPAALLLCVVPVRAVEPTQALLGELTRPTAPMQAQTPELVALDDPQGEEEQSAGISDFFTLEELKGKPGQSGDLMLPDLDLPLSDIPLTLNNKVEYFLYYFQTKGKPSFSRWLSRSSRYIPMMKEILKRQGMPEDLVYVAMIESGFHLHARSWANAVGPWQFVSDTGRRYSLRIDQWVDERKDPVKATSAAALYLKELYEMFNGDWYLAAAGYNAGENKILRAIGMYNTSDFWEISRGSYLKRETKEYVPKLLAAAIIAKEPARYGFSDIAYLPPIEFETVTIPTRTDLELVAKLAGTTYDAIRDLNPDLRHWCTPPNYPDYQLKLPKGTRQRFETEYGKVPAEQRFSEKTLYTRYQARKKDSLKSVARRFGITPETLSELNGLSKKSRIAGRSLIVPVKQTVDFGHEGRSAGSKSGKGTFAKYYVVKKGDTLASLSKQFNVSTKLLSAWNNLKGKIALKPGRRIIIARFTEKNGQMVPAGSRS encoded by the coding sequence ATGCCTGCCAAGTCATTACTTACATCGCTCATCGTTCCGGCTGCCTTGCTCCTGTGCGTCGTGCCGGTGAGAGCGGTCGAGCCGACCCAGGCGCTGCTCGGCGAACTGACCCGTCCGACTGCCCCGATGCAGGCGCAAACACCGGAGCTGGTTGCCCTGGACGATCCCCAGGGAGAGGAGGAACAGTCCGCCGGCATTTCGGACTTTTTCACCCTCGAGGAACTCAAGGGTAAACCCGGCCAGAGTGGCGACCTGATGTTGCCCGATCTCGATCTGCCGCTGTCCGATATCCCTCTGACACTCAACAACAAGGTCGAATACTTTCTCTATTACTTCCAGACCAAAGGCAAACCTTCCTTTTCACGCTGGCTTTCCCGCTCCTCCCGTTACATCCCGATGATGAAGGAGATCCTCAAACGCCAGGGCATGCCCGAAGATCTGGTGTACGTGGCCATGATCGAAAGCGGCTTTCATCTACATGCCCGCTCGTGGGCCAATGCCGTCGGTCCCTGGCAGTTCGTCTCCGATACGGGGCGGCGTTATTCCCTGCGGATAGACCAATGGGTGGATGAGCGCAAAGACCCGGTCAAGGCGACCAGCGCGGCCGCGCTCTATCTGAAGGAACTCTACGAGATGTTCAACGGCGACTGGTATCTGGCCGCTGCCGGCTACAACGCCGGTGAAAACAAAATTCTGCGCGCCATCGGCATGTACAATACCAGCGATTTCTGGGAGATCTCCCGCGGTTCCTACCTTAAGCGAGAAACCAAGGAATACGTGCCCAAGCTGCTGGCTGCCGCCATCATCGCCAAGGAACCGGCACGCTACGGCTTCTCCGATATCGCCTATCTGCCGCCGATCGAGTTCGAAACCGTTACCATCCCCACCCGGACCGACCTGGAACTGGTGGCGAAACTGGCGGGCACCACCTATGATGCCATCCGTGATCTCAATCCCGATCTGCGTCACTGGTGCACGCCGCCCAATTATCCCGATTATCAGCTGAAACTGCCCAAGGGGACCAGACAGCGCTTCGAAACGGAATATGGCAAGGTGCCTGCCGAGCAGCGCTTTAGCGAAAAAACGCTGTACACCCGTTATCAGGCCCGCAAGAAGGACTCCCTGAAATCCGTTGCCCGCCGGTTCGGTATCACCCCTGAGACCCTGTCGGAACTGAACGGGCTCTCCAAGAAGAGCCGTATTGCCGGCAGGTCACTGATCGTTCCGGTCAAGCAGACCGTCGATTTCGGCCACGAAGGGCGGTCAGCGGGCTCGAAGTCGGGCAAGGGAACCTTTGCCAAGTACTATGTCGTCAAGAAAGGCGACACACTTGCTTCCCTTTCCAAGCAGTTCAACGTTTCCACCAAACTTCTCTCGGCCTGGAACAACCTGAAGGGCAAGATCGCCCTCAAGCCGGGCCGCCGCATCATCATTGCCCGTTTCACCGAAAAAAACGGGCAGATGGTCCCTGCCGGTTCCAGGAGCTGA
- a CDS encoding tetratricopeptide repeat protein produces the protein MYNLLISAGAAVAVLLILIFGFKLVWWGSLLIALAVFAGIFLLFSRIIMKKVMAAMETAGKDLQGQRFEKAIRDLKDALQYGKWQIYVEGQLHSQIGMIYYMKRDFSNAFPHLEKSFFKNWVAMAMLAICYMKRQKKDKMIATFDKAVQWSPKESLLWNLYAYCLLENGEQTKAKETLEKGLKKLPGDEHIKENLENLGQGKKMKMRAYGDMWFQFHLESVSALQKHQMASMGGRMQRRMVVRK, from the coding sequence ATGTATAATCTGCTTATTTCCGCAGGAGCAGCCGTGGCCGTGCTGCTGATCCTGATCTTCGGCTTCAAGCTCGTCTGGTGGGGCTCGCTGCTGATCGCCCTGGCAGTGTTTGCCGGTATCTTCCTGCTCTTTTCGCGCATCATCATGAAGAAGGTAATGGCTGCCATGGAGACTGCCGGCAAGGACCTCCAGGGACAACGTTTCGAAAAGGCGATCCGGGACCTGAAAGATGCCCTGCAGTATGGCAAATGGCAGATCTATGTCGAAGGACAGCTCCACTCCCAGATCGGCATGATCTACTACATGAAGCGGGACTTCTCGAATGCCTTTCCCCACCTGGAGAAATCATTCTTCAAAAACTGGGTTGCCATGGCAATGCTGGCCATCTGCTACATGAAACGCCAGAAAAAGGACAAGATGATCGCCACCTTCGATAAGGCGGTACAATGGAGTCCGAAGGAGTCGCTCCTCTGGAATCTCTATGCCTATTGTCTGCTGGAAAACGGCGAGCAGACCAAGGCCAAGGAGACCCTCGAAAAAGGGCTCAAGAAACTGCCCGGCGACGAACACATCAAGGAAAATCTCGAGAACCTCGGTCAGGGGAAGAAGATGAAGATGCGCGCCTACGGCGACATGTGGTTCCAGTTCCACCTGGAAAGCGTGTCAGCCCTGCAGAAACACCAGATGGCCTCCATGGGGGGACGCATGCAGCGTCGCATGGTGGTCAGGAAGTAA
- a CDS encoding nitroreductase family protein produces METLEAIRTRHSVRSFSERLVEPEKLRAVLEAARCAPSWANLQCCRFVVVRDPAVKRRISELSSVDTFFAAKGYKTNPSQMALAEAPVVIVICALPNLSGDMRHQQFYMTDAGLAAQNLMLAAHDLGLGSVFVSIFEDQPLAEMLGIPAYVSIVGLLPLGYPQEEPAAPPRKPLDELVFNERWQS; encoded by the coding sequence ATGGAAACCTTGGAGGCGATCAGGACCAGACATAGTGTCCGCAGTTTTTCCGAGCGGCTGGTAGAGCCGGAAAAACTCCGGGCCGTACTGGAGGCTGCGCGATGCGCCCCTTCCTGGGCCAATCTGCAATGCTGCCGCTTCGTGGTGGTGCGCGATCCTGCCGTGAAACGCAGGATCAGTGAACTATCCTCCGTGGATACCTTCTTTGCAGCCAAGGGGTATAAGACCAATCCCTCCCAGATGGCCCTGGCCGAGGCGCCGGTGGTGATCGTGATCTGCGCCCTGCCCAACCTGTCCGGGGACATGCGCCACCAGCAGTTCTATATGACGGACGCGGGACTGGCAGCCCAGAATCTGATGCTGGCAGCCCACGACCTGGGACTGGGCAGCGTGTTCGTCAGTATCTTCGAAGACCAGCCCCTGGCCGAGATGCTGGGCATTCCCGCTTATGTCAGCATTGTCGGCCTGCTTCCGCTGGGATACCCGCAGGAGGAACCGGCGGCTCCACCGCGCAAACCACTCGACGAACTGGTCTTCAACGAGAGGTGGCAAAGCTGA
- a CDS encoding zinc-dependent peptidase, giving the protein MAKLKSLFSFFERRSKGRDADGFPDAWLDTLAELPLWHRLPEADQKELQGHVLAFLEKKRVEGANGMVVDDAVRVTIAAQACLLLLHRSTGYFPAISSIVVYPGEYVACWQETDESGIVTESEDCRSGEFAGNGALVLSWEDVGLAGVDDEGSYNVIIHEFAHLLDEEYRLSSSTGTGENGRGSSPWEVIFEHEYHRLQHAAAHCRPSLFDHYGAENPAEFFAVLTETFFENPCPFKLRHPELYAAMEELFRQDPASWPGW; this is encoded by the coding sequence GTGGCAAAGCTGAAGTCCCTGTTCTCATTCTTCGAGCGCCGTTCAAAAGGGCGGGATGCCGACGGTTTCCCTGATGCATGGCTGGATACCCTGGCAGAGCTGCCCCTGTGGCATCGCCTGCCGGAGGCCGACCAAAAGGAACTGCAGGGGCATGTACTGGCGTTCCTGGAGAAAAAACGGGTTGAAGGCGCCAACGGCATGGTGGTGGACGATGCGGTGCGTGTCACCATTGCAGCGCAGGCCTGCCTCTTGCTTCTGCACCGCAGCACCGGATACTTCCCCGCGATTTCCTCGATTGTCGTCTATCCCGGCGAGTATGTCGCCTGCTGGCAGGAAACGGACGAAAGCGGCATCGTGACCGAAAGCGAGGACTGCCGCTCCGGGGAGTTTGCCGGAAACGGCGCTCTGGTGCTGTCGTGGGAGGATGTGGGGCTGGCAGGGGTGGATGACGAGGGCTCCTACAATGTCATCATCCATGAATTCGCCCACCTGCTGGACGAGGAATATCGGCTCAGCAGTTCAACAGGCACCGGGGAAAACGGTCGCGGGTCTTCCCCGTGGGAGGTCATCTTCGAGCACGAATATCATCGGCTGCAGCATGCCGCTGCCCACTGCAGGCCATCCCTCTTCGATCATTACGGAGCCGAGAATCCGGCCGAGTTTTTCGCCGTACTGACCGAAACCTTCTTCGAAAACCCCTGCCCCTTCAAACTGCGCCATCCCGAGCTGTACGCCGCCATGGAGGAGCTCTTTCGACAGGACCCGGCCAGTTGGCCGGGATGGTAG
- the rocF gene encoding arginase, with protein sequence MSRTIRIIGVPIDLGQDKRGVDMGPAAIRHAGLAAHLSALGYTVEDAGNLAVPVRETLADERDKHYLPSVSRVCADAYEAGRRALEDGCIPLFVGGDHSLAIGSIGGISHQEPAGVIWIDAHGDFNTPETTISGNTHGMTLAVLLGEGYPELVGIGRPGPTLRPGEVIMIGIRDLDPEERERLRKSGITIYTMREIDERGISAVTREAVERLEYRARLHVSLDMDVLDPQAAPGVGTTSPGGLTYREGQLMMEIIADCGRLSSMDIVEINPILDRYNQTASLAVELAASAFGKRIR encoded by the coding sequence ATGAGCAGGACAATCCGCATCATCGGCGTGCCGATCGACCTGGGGCAGGATAAGCGCGGGGTTGACATGGGGCCTGCGGCGATCCGCCATGCCGGACTGGCGGCGCATCTTTCCGCATTGGGGTATACGGTCGAGGATGCCGGCAACCTGGCGGTGCCGGTGCGCGAGACCCTGGCGGACGAGCGGGACAAGCATTACCTCCCCTCCGTCAGCCGGGTCTGTGCGGATGCCTATGAGGCGGGGCGCCGGGCACTGGAGGATGGCTGCATACCGCTCTTCGTCGGTGGCGACCACTCCCTGGCCATCGGCAGCATCGGCGGGATAAGCCATCAGGAACCGGCGGGAGTAATCTGGATCGACGCCCACGGCGATTTCAACACCCCTGAAACTACCATCAGCGGTAATACTCACGGCATGACCCTGGCGGTGCTCCTGGGAGAGGGCTATCCCGAACTGGTGGGTATTGGACGCCCCGGCCCCACGCTCAGACCCGGGGAGGTCATCATGATCGGCATTCGCGACCTCGATCCGGAGGAGCGGGAGCGGTTGCGGAAGAGCGGCATCACGATCTACACCATGCGCGAAATCGACGAACGGGGTATCAGTGCCGTTACCCGCGAAGCGGTCGAGCGGCTGGAGTACAGGGCCCGGCTGCATGTGAGCCTGGATATGGATGTGCTCGATCCTCAGGCGGCACCCGGTGTCGGAACCACGTCGCCGGGGGGATTGACCTACCGGGAGGGGCAATTGATGATGGAGATCATCGCCGATTGCGGCAGGCTTTCGTCAATGGACATCGTGGAAATCAACCCGATCCTCGATCGCTACAACCAGACCGCTTCCCTGGCGGTCGAGCTGGCGGCCTCGGCCTTTGGCAAGCGCATTCGTTAA